DNA sequence from the Sphingomonas bisphenolicum genome:
GGAGGGGATCATCAGCGGAATGCCGACGATCAGGTTCCAGCCCAGGCGAAAGCCGGGCAGCGCGCCCTTGCGGATGTGGGTCAGCTCATGGATGAAGCTGGCCGCGCGGTAGAGCGCCAGCATGGCAACGAACGCGCAGGCGATCGCCACGGCCACATTCTCCGCCAGAATCGCGCCGGCCAGCGCGCCCCAGCCCAGCAGCGCGGACGCCAGCAGGTCGGGCCAGTAGATGCGTGGATTGGCGACCGCATAGTCGCGCGTCAGTTCGGCCGCGGCACGCAGCATCGCGCTGTCGTCGGGGATCGCGGCGCGCGCGCGCTGGGCGGCGGCCAATATGGGATCATGCACAGTCATGCGGGCGGTCCTAGCCTCCAAATGCGCTGAGATCATGGCAGCACCATGACATATTCACCATGTTGTCGCCCCGCCCGGCGCACCTGATTGACATTCCGGCAACAAGGGGCGAACTGCACATCCATCCCGTAATTTCCTCGAAGGCGGCATAAGTGGCGCAATCTGATCTGGTCATCACCCCCGTTTCCGGCAAGGCCGATTTGAAGGCCTTTATCGACCTGCCCTGGCGCCTCTATGCCAACGATCCCGCCTGGGTGCCGCCGTTGAAGGCGGAGGTGAAGGAACTGCTGACGCCGGGTAAGAACCCCTTTTTCGGCCATGCCGAGGCGCAATATTTCCTCGCCCGCCGCGGCGGGACGGTGGTTGGCCGCATTTCCGCCCATATCGATCATCTCGCGCTGGAACAGCCGGTCGAACAGGGGATGGGGCCGGGCACCGGCAATTTCGGCCTGTTCGAAGCGGAGGACGCGGAGACCGGCAAGGCATTGATCGCGACGGCGGAGGATTGGCTGCGCGCAAAGGGCATGACCCGCGTGCTGGGGCCGATATCGTTGTCGATCTGGGAAGAGCCGGGCCTGTTGATCGCGGGGCACGACCATCCGCCTACGGTGATGATGGGGCATAACAGCCCGGCCTATCAGGCGATGATCGAGGGAACGGGCTACGTCCCGGTCAAGCAGCTCAAAACCTATGAACTGGACATCACGCGCGATTTTCCACCGCTGATCCAGCGCATCATCAAGTCGGGAGAGAATAACGACCGCATCCGCATCCGCCGGGTCGACAAGTCGAAATTCGATGCCGAGGCCGCGACCATCCTGGCGATCCTGAACGACGCCTGGGGCAATAATTGGGGCTTCGTGCCGATCACCGACGCGGAAATCGCGCATACCGGCAAGAAATTAAAGCCGATCGTGTTCGAAGACCTTATCATGGTCGCCGAACTGGACGGCGAGCCGGTCGCGTTCATGATGACGCTGCCGGACCTCAACGAAGCGACCAAGTCGCTCAATGGCGCGCTTTTCCCCTTCGGCTGGATCAAACTGCTGCGCTGGCTGCGCAAGCCTCAGGCGCGCACCATGCGGGTGCCGCTGATGGGCGTGGTGCAGCGCCTGCAAAGCTCGCGCATGGCGGGCCAGCTCGCCTTCATGATGATCGAAACCATCCGTCGTCAGGCGATCGCCGATTATGGATCGACGCGGGGCGAGATCGGCTGGGTGCTGGACGACAATCAGGGCATGAACGGCATCGCCGAGGCGATCAACAGCACCGTTAACAAAATCTATCAGATTTACGAAAAGCCCCTGTAAAAGCTTCGTTTCGCCTGCGTATCGTCGGCAACCCTTTGTGCGGTGCATCGTTGAAACTTGCAACCACCCTGAAGGAGTAATGACATGGGCGAAGCAACCGACAAGCTGAAGGCCGCAGGCAACAAGGCGGCTGGTGCCGTCAAGGAAGGCATCGGCAAGGCGACCGACAATGAACGGCTGGAAGCCGAAGGCAAGGCGCAGAAGGCCAAGGGCACCGTCCAGGACGTGTCCGGTTCGGTCAAGGGTGCGCTCGGCGACAAGATCTGATCTGATCCCTGGCCGTGAAAAAAAGGCCTCGCTCCGGAAGGAGCGGGGCCTTTTGCCGTTCAGAAGATGCGCGGCTGAAACCAGGGCTGAATGTTGATGGTCCTTAGGCCTCTTTCGCCAGATAGGCCCGGACGTCCCGCCGCAATTCCCCGGCGCACAGATACAGCGCAATGACGTTGGGGATGGCCATCAGGAAAAAGCTGCTGTCGACGATGCCGACCACGCGGCCCAGGTCGATCGCGGCGGCGGGGGGCAGGGCGACGACATAGAGGATCTTGTACGTCCATTGCGCCCGCGGCCCGTTGCCGAACAGATAGCCCCAGGCCTGCAAGCCATAAAAGCCCCAGGCGACCAGTGTCGAATAGGCGAACAGAAAGACGACGACCGCCAGCAGCCAGGGGAACCAGGGCGACACCTGGGCGAAGGCGGCCGATGTGATCGCGATCCCTTCCAGCCCCGTATTCCACGTTCCCGCGACCACCAGCGCCAGGCCGCCCAGCGCACACACGATCATCGTACCGAGCAGCGGCTCCAGCAGCGCGACCAGCCCTTCCGATACCGGATGCTGGGTCCGCGCCAGGCTGTGCGCCATGACGGCGGACCCCACGCCCGCCTCGCTGGCGAAGACAGCGCGCCGCATCCCCGCGACGAAAGCGCCGACCGCGCCGCCGGTCGCGGCCTGTCCGCTCCATGCGCCATTCCAGATCAGCGCCAGCGCGGCGGGTATCTCGCCAAGATGCAGGATCAGGATCGCCACGACGCCCAGCAGATAGACGCTGACCTTGAGCGGGGTCAGCCGCTTGGCCACCTCGCCCAGCCAGGCCGCGCCGCCCAGCGTCACCAGCGCCACCGCGCCGGCCAGGAACACGCCATAGGCCCAGCCGTTGGTCAGGCCGGTGACGACCTTCACCTGCGCGAAGCTCTGGTTGACCTGCACCATCGGGATCGCTCCGAACAGCGCGAAAAAGGCGTAGGCGCCGCCCAGCACGAGCCCGACCTTGGGCCAGCCGCGCGCCGCGCCCACGGCTTTGAGCACATACATCGGCCCGCCATGGACATGGCCCTGCGCGTCGAACACGCGATATTTGAGGCCCAGCGTGACCTCCGCCATTTTCACCGTCATCGCGAACCAGCCGATGATGAACATCCACAAGATCGCGCCGGGCCCGCCCATGGTCAGCGCCACCGCGACGCCGGCGATATTGCCGAGGCCGATCGTACCCGACAGCGCGGTGGAGAGCGCTGCCCACTGGCTGACATCGCCCTTCGCCTCGCCTTCCTGCGGCTGCGTGCGCAGGATATGGATCGCGCGCCCGACCTGACGGATGTTGGGAAAGCCCAGCCAGAGCGTGAAGAACAGCATCGGCAGCGCCAGATAGAGCACGATCAGTTCGATCTGCGCGCCAAAGAGCGGCACCTTGAAAAAGACGGCGGCGGACAGGCCGTCGACAAAGGCGTTGAAATTTTCCATCACCCCCGGATGCCGCCGGATGCATGGAAAGTCGATTAAAGATTGCTCATGCGATCGCGGCGGGTTGATCGGGCGGCCCCGATGGGTGCAAGGAAGTGGCATGAGCAGGCAATATTTCGGCACCGACGGCATCCGCGGCCGCACCAACCAATGGCCGATGACGGCGGAACTGGCGATGAAGGTCGGCATGGCCGCCGGCACCCATTTCCTGCGCGGCAGCCATCGCCATCGCGTGGTGATCGGCAAGGATACCCGCCTGTCGGGCTATATGGTCGAAAATGCGCTGGTCGCGGGCTTCACCGCCGTGGGGATGGACGTGGTCCAGTTCGGGCCGATCCCGACGCCGGCGGTCGCGCTGCTCGCCCATTCGATGCGCGCGGACCTGGGCGTCATGATCTCGGCCAGCCACAATCCCTATTTCGACAATGGGATCAAATTGTTCGGGCCGGACGGCTATAAGCTGTCGGACGAGGATGAGCTGAAGATCGAGGCGCTGATCGGGCAGGATATCCCGCTTGCCGCATCCAAGGATATCGGGCGCGCCCGCCGGGTCGAGGATGCGCGCGGCCGCTATATCCATGCGGTCAAGTCCAGCTTTCCCGCCGACCTGCGCCTCGACGGGCTCAAGATCGTGGTCGATTGCGCCAATGGTGCCGCCTATCAGGTCGCGCCGTCGGCCCTGTGGGAACTGGGCGCGACGGTCGTGGCGATCGGTGTGACGCCCAACGGCACCAACATCAACGACGGCTGCGGATCGACCGCGCCTTTGCTGTTGCAGGAAACCGTGGTGTCGTCCGGCGCCGACGTCGGTATCGCGCTGGACGGCGACGCCGATCGGCTGATCGTCGTGGACGAACAGGGCCAGATCGTCGACGGCGACCAGATCATGGCGCTGATCGCCGCCAATTTCATGGCCGAGGGCACATTGCGCGGCGGTGGGCTGGTCGCCACGGTCATGTCGAATCTTGGCCTCGAACGCTTCCTGGCGGCCAGGGGCATCGCGCTGGAGCGCACCAAGGTCGGCGACCGCTATGTGCTGGAACGGATGCGCGAGGGCGGCTTCAATCTGGGCGGCGAACAGTCCGGTCACATGATCCTGTCCGATTACGCCACCACCGGCGACGGCACGGTCGCGGCGTTGCAGGTGCTGGCGGCCTTGGTGCGTTCGGGCAAGCCCGCCAGCGAGACGCTGCACCAGTTCGATCCCGTGCCGCAACTGCTCAAGAATGTCCGCTTCTCCGGTGGCAAGCCGCTGGAGCATGACGAGGTCAAGCGCGTGATCGCGCAGGCGGAAGCGGAACTGGACGGCACCGGCCGCCTCGTCATCCGCCCGTCCGGCACCGAACCGGTGATCCGCGTGATGGCGGAAGGCGACAAGGCGGATCAGGTCAAGGATGTGGTGGAGCGCATCTGCGCGGCGGTCGAGAAGGCGGCGGCGTGATGCTTGAGATGCGCCCCGATTGCGAACGCTGCGGCACGGACCTGCCCGCCGACGAACCCGGTGCGTTCATCTGTTCGTTCGAATGCACCTTTTGCGCCCCCTGCGCCGAGGCGCTGGACGATCGCTGCCCCAATTGCGGCGGCGAACTGATGGACCGGCCCAGCCGCGTGGGCAAGGCGCTGGCGAACAATCCCGCCTCGACGGAGCGGCACTTCAAGGGATGAAGCCTGGGCGCATCCTCATCATCGCCGGTTCCGACAGCGGGGGCGGCGCGGGTATCCAGGCGGACATCAAGACCGTGACGATGCTGGGCGGCCACGCCATGACTGCAATCACCGCGCTCACGGCGCAGAACACGCTGGGCGTGCAGGGTGTCCATCCGGTGCCGACCGCCATGGTGCTGGCGCAGATCGAAAGCTGCATCAGCGACATCGGCGTGGATGCGGTGAAAATCGGCATGATCGGCAGCGCGCAAACGGCGGCGGCCGTGGCGGCGCTACTCGCGCAACTTGATGGCGTTCCGATCGTCTTCGATCCGGTCATGGTCGCGACCAGCGGATCGCTGCTGGCGGACGAGGCGACCGTCGTCGCATTCGATTCGCTAATGCAGGTGGCGAGCGTCATCACCCC
Encoded proteins:
- a CDS encoding N-acetyltransferase; the protein is MAQSDLVITPVSGKADLKAFIDLPWRLYANDPAWVPPLKAEVKELLTPGKNPFFGHAEAQYFLARRGGTVVGRISAHIDHLALEQPVEQGMGPGTGNFGLFEAEDAETGKALIATAEDWLRAKGMTRVLGPISLSIWEEPGLLIAGHDHPPTVMMGHNSPAYQAMIEGTGYVPVKQLKTYELDITRDFPPLIQRIIKSGENNDRIRIRRVDKSKFDAEAATILAILNDAWGNNWGFVPITDAEIAHTGKKLKPIVFEDLIMVAELDGEPVAFMMTLPDLNEATKSLNGALFPFGWIKLLRWLRKPQARTMRVPLMGVVQRLQSSRMAGQLAFMMIETIRRQAIADYGSTRGEIGWVLDDNQGMNGIAEAINSTVNKIYQIYEKPL
- a CDS encoding CsbD family protein, whose product is MGEATDKLKAAGNKAAGAVKEGIGKATDNERLEAEGKAQKAKGTVQDVSGSVKGALGDKI
- a CDS encoding alanine/glycine:cation symporter family protein; the protein is MENFNAFVDGLSAAVFFKVPLFGAQIELIVLYLALPMLFFTLWLGFPNIRQVGRAIHILRTQPQEGEAKGDVSQWAALSTALSGTIGLGNIAGVAVALTMGGPGAILWMFIIGWFAMTVKMAEVTLGLKYRVFDAQGHVHGGPMYVLKAVGAARGWPKVGLVLGGAYAFFALFGAIPMVQVNQSFAQVKVVTGLTNGWAYGVFLAGAVALVTLGGAAWLGEVAKRLTPLKVSVYLLGVVAILILHLGEIPAALALIWNGAWSGQAATGGAVGAFVAGMRRAVFASEAGVGSAVMAHSLARTQHPVSEGLVALLEPLLGTMIVCALGGLALVVAGTWNTGLEGIAITSAAFAQVSPWFPWLLAVVVFLFAYSTLVAWGFYGLQAWGYLFGNGPRAQWTYKILYVVALPPAAAIDLGRVVGIVDSSFFLMAIPNVIALYLCAGELRRDVRAYLAKEA
- the glmM gene encoding phosphoglucosamine mutase, which gives rise to MSRQYFGTDGIRGRTNQWPMTAELAMKVGMAAGTHFLRGSHRHRVVIGKDTRLSGYMVENALVAGFTAVGMDVVQFGPIPTPAVALLAHSMRADLGVMISASHNPYFDNGIKLFGPDGYKLSDEDELKIEALIGQDIPLAASKDIGRARRVEDARGRYIHAVKSSFPADLRLDGLKIVVDCANGAAYQVAPSALWELGATVVAIGVTPNGTNINDGCGSTAPLLLQETVVSSGADVGIALDGDADRLIVVDEQGQIVDGDQIMALIAANFMAEGTLRGGGLVATVMSNLGLERFLAARGIALERTKVGDRYVLERMREGGFNLGGEQSGHMILSDYATTGDGTVAALQVLAALVRSGKPASETLHQFDPVPQLLKNVRFSGGKPLEHDEVKRVIAQAEAELDGTGRLVIRPSGTEPVIRVMAEGDKADQVKDVVERICAAVEKAAA
- a CDS encoding DUF1272 domain-containing protein, with protein sequence MLEMRPDCERCGTDLPADEPGAFICSFECTFCAPCAEALDDRCPNCGGELMDRPSRVGKALANNPASTERHFKG